One region of Coregonus clupeaformis isolate EN_2021a chromosome 31, ASM2061545v1, whole genome shotgun sequence genomic DNA includes:
- the LOC121547032 gene encoding transmembrane 9 superfamily member 4-like produces the protein MFAAELKRCEFNDVLNYTIRDKLVCGLRSEAAQKSLLTESNLSLAKAIEVFIAIWENQFYYLFGFLFLVFIILVVSCSQISIVMVYFQLCAEDYRWWWRAFLVSGGSAFYVLVYAIFNFVNKLDIVKFIPSLLYFGYTALMVLSF, from the coding sequence AATGATGTTCTAAATTACACCATTAGAGACAAACTTGTATGTGGGTTGCGGAGTGAAGCTGCACAAAAGAGTCTATTGACTGAAAGTAATCTGAGCTTGGCAAAGGCCATTGAAGTCTTCATTGCCATCTGGGAGAACCAGTTCTACTACCTGTTTGGTTTCCTCTTCCTGGTGTTCATCATCCTGGTGGTGTCATGCTCCCAGATTAGTATCGTCATGGTCTACTTCCAGCTCTGTGCAGAGGACTACCGATGGTGGTGGAGGGCCTTCCTGGTATCAGGGGGCTCAGCCTTCTACGTCCTTGTTTACGCCATTTTCAACTTTGTCAACAAGCTGGACATTGTGAAGTTTATCCCTTCCCTGTTGTACTTTGGTTACACAGCTCTCATGGTCCTGTCCTTCTGA